TTATCACTTGTTACAATACAACTCTTGACTCTTGACTAGCGGGTACGGGTGTCAGTGAGTTGCAAGTACCTACCACACGCGCGAGCCCGGGCGGGGCGAGGCGACCAATCAAAATCCCAAAGAAAGCTCGTGCCACCGCGGTAAACCGCGCGccaatattttaaattgattgCGGCCGAGAAACTCGGCCGTTTTGGGCTGaaaccgagaccgagatctcggccCCGATTTTGGCCACGATTTGTCGAAaccgagatctcggtcggaCCTTAATACCTGTAATactaactagactagtgtatttcaatattaAGACactaattgacgttgttttgtttacatttagttaaatacctatccaaaccaagtgtaGAGAATATGTaagaatgtatttatttttaggaatatttctgtcaaatttcaagccTATCATAGCTTCAGTGGTTTAGGCCGTGCATTGTCTGGCATTCTGTCAGCCATGACCtcttttataggtacctacagataGATTACTTTCATGTGTGGTAGGTACAAAGACCTAGACAATAGATTTTGTTGTAAGAACTCTTAAGTAATTACCCTGCTCAACATTctatctaatttattgaatcagacgtcagtgtagtgtggtagtggtgatagttgggtttgtgtgatttttgtgtgttcttagtgtggaggtggaggaactgaatgaacacacatttgttgcatagacataaagtcgcggttgagcaaagtaattgtttttaattaaatgttgaTTTCTGTTATGTCTCTTAAAGGTCATTCATTACTTCTTTATTTAGATTAAAGCTATGATAAAACTGACTGACATAAGGTTGCTATGATGTCATATTTCAACTAAGTGATGAGTCAGCCTTCCCACACCAGTAACTAGATCATAGCAACAGGCAACAGGAAATACTTGTAGAAGgtctttgtttttaatttaaggaaataatgttgttatttcattaacatagtttgtttgttttgatatTGCTATGGCAGAACACAGCTAAATAACAAAGGTATTTTCAATTGGAAAACAATTTCAAAACcaataatttatatataaattttcaataaaatttcattcatactatacttggtttggataggtatttaattaaatgtaaacaaaacaatgtcaaactatctaaacatttacatttctgtattacaatacactagtctagtttgacTACAATGATAgccaagtaaaatgtttaaaatccttgaatgtaccaaatctgtagctgaaatttgtttacatttagttaaatacctatccaaaccatgTATACACAgcggcataaaatttggcccacccttcatacaaaattaccgattcggCATACATTTGGGGGCCAGATTTATTGCCGCTCAGTATTATTTAGGTAGATAGATACACTACAAGTAAATTTtgtatacctaataaaaaatttaataaaataggtTTTTGGTTGCAAATATCCATCTATATAGATCTAGTTAGGTTGCATCTCTAGGAGAACACATTTTTTCGATTTTCCAGACAGAGTCTGGCCAAGTACTTTGCAATAAATctattatacttggtttggataagtatttaactaaatgtaaactttagctgccagatttggtacattcaaggattttaaacattttacttatctatcattgtaatacaaactagataAGTGTATTTCCATACATTAATGTAAATGTttcttttgtttacatttagttaaatacctatcctatccaaaccaagtatagttacTATTAACAAGTAGCAAGaatagcaaatttcatctcTCATATTAGTTTCATTTTTAGGGGTGGTAcctattagattttttttaccaaatgtGATCAatctgaaagtttttttttgtttctgtatCATAAATGAAACAACTCTGAATTAAAACAAATCAACTGAAATCTCCTTTTTCAAATTAGGGAAAAAATATCCAATTAAGAACCACATTTCATTTGAAAACTGTTGAAAATTAGACAAGAATATACTCACAGAATGCTACAATTACACATATTATCATCTCTTTCCATGATGAATACAGATCAGTCAGCATCTGCTCAATAGTGTCCCAGCTATTTAGTAATTCATAGAAGTCTGTAAATACTTTGCTTGCCAAATCGCTGGCATACTTCGGAAAGCATCTATGCAGGACCGGGAATGACTCGTAAACTGGTAGAGTAGGGCAAGGTCCGTCAATACTATGCAGCTCCGGGGTACTGACTACCGTGTTCAAATTCACATCATAAGTGCACAAGTTAGAATCAGTTGTACGGTAAAAGTTTTGTATGTCCGCAAAGGACTCCAACTTTTTATTAGGACATTTCTTAACACACACTTTAATAGATCTTCTCAGTTCTTTCAGGTCCAGAAAAAATAGATAGGGCTTGTCTATAGTGCTTATTCCAGCTAGAGGGAAATTTATGTGCTTCGTGTTACTTTTCACACCACAAGTGTTCCCATAGGAATCAAAACCGTTTATCAAACGTAGCGGATTTCCGTACACGAAGGATATAGCAGCTATTATAAgctaaacaaaaacaattattatttatatgtattataaggTAAATTACTCATTAATGTTTTTGGATAATAGATTTGAACACTTACCATGAGCACccaaaatataacataaataacCAGCCATATAACATCCGTACACCCTTTTTTCGGAGTCTCATTTTGGGGTGAAATTTCACTTTGCGCGCAACCCATTTTCAATATTCACTTTACAATATGTAAACGTCAAGTAAAATAATCACTTTGTCTTAAAACTATTTCGTTAATATGTACGTAGTggatatttcatttaattaaatcgCTTAATTCTCTGTTTACCTACGTACGTAAGGTAGCCCGCTCGCGCTCGCTTGTTGAGTGTTGACGGTCTCCCAGTGTTGCCAGGTCCAATCTGAAAAACACAGGAGATATATGGAGTAAAAAACAGGAGTTTCAattaaaaactgtaaaaaaaaattatctcaCAAAGCATTTATGGAGGCatgttttacttattattttccctAGGGTActaaatttatgatttatttttcaccTTTTTATTGACTACAAAGGATCCAACCTCGAccttggcggaatcatcgatagtatcaatggagctatactttcaagaatttaattgaattgacTACAAAGGATTTATATTGTGTTTCAACTACAtaaatttgcttaaaaataaaaatgtaatattaacTTGGTTtaatttaggtaatttattaaaagtaacaAGCTATTTAGTATTTCGTATTAAGTATaagtttatataatatttcttaataaatgatttttagttttgattaagataaaatttaatctcgtcaactttcatcgcgtaaaacgaaactcaattacaatagagcttgacttttCTTATCGTCCGTATCGATTCCACAATCCACAATCGTTGGACTCTCATCATCTCtcaattagtacgagagcgaagaTCCTTAAATGAGCCTTTGTTtcgagtgtttcgtattgtgcttgatgttttgaactgttactttgttactcaattgggatgtcccaatttttgacaacatataataaatcgaaaaccatttggaaaaataggctttgtgaagagttttcagaaatcagattccaaaaatgtgataaactgaattaaataaacaaaattgaagtaatgaccctcatttgacccctgcagtgtctcgtcacaaaggcagttataaagcaggtctacactcgtaagcaaattgacaatttgaaatgttcctgtcatgcttataatagcaaaaagTGACAAAgctagaactttaatcacatgatgcgcacccggccttaaacagttgtcatttatcgcaaagtccgaaatgtatacgagtatttccaatgtatgattggttatttggagtatttttgtattttttatttcaactccaaatttgttacttatacgggtatcccgtgaaaccatatcgaaaatacaaactgagacatggatgcacagaaaaaccagaaaaagagaccagcgctgggaatcgaacccaggtcctcagcaatcgaatcgaatcgaatgggttcgattcccagcgctggtctctttttctggtttttctgtgcatccatgtctcagtttgtattttcgatatggtttcacgggatacccgtaaaagtaacaaatttggagttgaaataaaaaatacaaaaagactccaaataaccaatcataatttgattgcttagtagcgacatctcttgtctgggtgagcggttggttccgaaagaatgttgacgtctctcgatgagagcgaaacatagatgtagctagtgctgctgcataagtagcgtagtagaaataagcaacctgagatatgtatgcataggaaaaattcgtgtctaaattcctgtccagcggtggtgttggggttatagcacgcagcacggattgctgaggacctgggttcgattcccagcgctggtctctttttctggtttttctgtgcatccatgtctcagtttgtattttcgatatttccaatgtatttttacaaattaaattactacgttacaagtaaatacaaaataatttaaatttgagattttaataaaaagtatctttttactatcacaccattaaataaacaggaATAATCAAAGCTTTTAAGAAgagagataaataaaactatttgtcacggttcatttaggactctaagccgtgcttgaattactgtcaaattgtaatgccacagattatgttatgtacgacctgattttttctaggcattggaacgtggctgtctcactctgACGTCATACAGcgtatttcgttaaaaaaaaatataaaaaattaaatactcatcaaaatcaatgaacatggtatcttaaaatatactattcttttagttcattgatatggacctccgcaaagtaacgcctgattcaataaattatactattctttcaaaaaaaaaaaaaactaggttatttttttggtgcatcccaattttgttattacggtttttgttaattttttaccgtttttttgttttgatatagTGCTAAAGAAtaccgcatggtttgtgagatcccgatagacaagcaaaaacacttgatacgcgggcgaagccacaggcaaaaactagttaaaaatataaactatcactaataaaatcgataaCACACCCgtagcatatttaatcgagaatcgcaaaaaatcgattcgaatttacattgtcacaaccctttaattgtTTAATGACATATGCCACCCTACCAATCCTATCCTCAGAAAAGTACTAAGTATAGGTATGTGCTATGCtagatcagcagggctactccgaatctcgaaactcgaagttcgtgtcgtgcggtccctctcgctctcgtatcaaacagtataagtgtcagagggaccgcacgacacgaacttcgagttccgagtttcgcagtagcccagcagcagggctactacgaaactcgaaactcgaagttcgtttcataccgtccctctcgctctcgtattaaatagtgtaagtgtcagagggaccgcacgacacgaacttcgagttccgagtttcgcagtagcccagcaggccctatactacgaagtgcataactcgaacttcgtatgttgccgtcccgctgacgcttgagtcatttaatatgcgagtaaaagggacggtgcgatacgaactttgattttcgagtttcgtagtagccctgctggtgtcaaatttcataactaaGGGGATGTAAAATTAATAAgatttgcaaaatattactATGGAACACTACACTGTGCTTTGTCAGTCAGTTTTATTGTTAatagtgcttgttatggcctaaattgaataaagatattttgactttgacttttgcatgttaattttttataattatttatttgtccaTTCCTCTTTATGATCGCACTTAAACTCTACtctcttatgtaaatttgtgtTGTGATTCCTTCGTTCAACAATTATAAGGATTTTGTCCTTCAATTAGCCTAAAAGGCGACCAGTCGCCATTTAGAATTTTACGTCGCCGATTTTCATCCCGAGTCTCCTAATTGGTGCAAAGCGCCTACGTTGGCAACACTGGCGGCAGGCGGCACGCCAACGCAGTATTGCCAGATGAAATCTGAAAGAAGCAGTagaaatttgaagaaaaaatcaGTAGACAGCTTTGGTAGACAGTAAAAGtcagatttttttacttttttagtcATAACCAACCAACGCGAAGCAAAGTTGTGTGTGAGAGAGCgagcagaggggctactacgaaactctgaaatcgaagttcgtatcgcaccgtccctttcactctcgtattaaatgacataagcaaCATATGAATTTAGAATTTTGCATCGTAGTTTATGGCCGGAGTTCGTTCgttcgttccgtccctctgacgcttatcctatttaatacgagagctagagggacggtacggtaggttcggagtaggccctcagatccTTTACTAAATACTTTATGTCGTGGATACATTAGGTGGATATTTATTCCCGTACCTTTCACAAGGTGGGCCAAAAAAAGTTGtcatttgacaactttgactttgacacttTAAACGTCACTTAACAAAACCTAGAttctgaataaattttaattgcaataaaaatattattaagaatGAATTCACGCTTTTTACTGAATTCTAgaataaagttattattaaattacacatTTAACAGAAGTTTAAGTAATAATATACCCGAAGTGACGAAGATACACAGAGAAGTTTACACAAGAATGTATCCGACAACGGTAGTTCTTTCAGACGGATCTTCGTTCAATATAAGATATCACGAGCCGCGCAAGATTATTATGGTATATCGTCCGTCATATTTACTACAGAAATATTCCCAACTAACGCAAGGTTAGGGTGTAGCAAGCAAAGAGTAaccagtaggttaggttaacttAATATTATGGCAAAGCAATTCCAAGTCGTTGTATATTGGTTACCCTTTGCTACACGCGGACCCATATAAACacaataaagaaaatactatgggaaaagtatatatatagattttttacaAGCTGTTGCCCACTACTCCATCcgtgtagaagtatgaaaaatagtttacatcctattttcagacctaccgaatatgcacaaaaaatttcataaaaattggtcaagccatttcggaggagtttggtgacaaacactgacatgagaattttataaattagaaagaaaagaagatAATGATCAGTTTAATCTATTTTATGattgaaataaatcaataataatacaaaataaataaaaaagtaggaaAGTATTGATTTAAATTTGTGTAGTTGTTATACTTATAAATCAAGGAAATTTACCTACAGGATAAgctcaaattgtttttttttttctttttattgcaGCTTCCGCTTGATTTATCCCAACTAACAGAAGAAGAAAGGAAAATCAGAATAGATAAAAGGAAACCAAGGAAGAAGGTTAAAGTAACAGAAGATGTAGAAGACAATTTTAATGCAAAGAAATACCTTAAGTTTatgaaaaagaaataataacaaTGAGCAATCTTGTAGTTTTTAGTCAATTGTATTGTTATGTTCTagttatgataataataaaaaaataaacagtattttatttataattattcagTACTGCTAAGCAGCACTAGATGGAAGAAGGCTAATACATATCATGGTTAATTACTTGTTGAATTAATTGGATATTTTTACATGATTACTTTCTCATGATCAAGTTTAttgagattttatttagtttggatATGAGAAACATCAACAAACCTATGCAGTGCTGCCAGTGTTATGTTATACTATACTGAAAATTAACAAGAGAGTTCAAAACTTAACATTTTTAGGAGACAATTACTGCCCCCCACAGACACTCGCAACACGAGGGCTCTTTTAGAATACTACCTGCACTGCAGTgggtatattatactactcttaaTCCTGAAGTGGAGTAGAGGGTACTCGGAGGGGATTTATAGAGGAAAAACGTGGGTAAAACTCATTCAGATCTTACGATGTTGAACGAAAgacataaaaaacttaaatttaacatttaaaaacccccgacgtaaaaaacgccagcaaaaataaaaataaaaacgcccgaaaaaaaacgctggggaccgctaaggttaacatgaaactatgatgtattttttaaagtattaaccttagcggtcccccgacaccgacaacgcttagataaaaaaatattactagatactttatactaaattaacttaggctaattttgcgggaaatcagcatagtccccgcgggatagagataaacgaattcttctcagatgaagtcgcgggcaacagctaggtagcgcataattattttttactttttaattgtcttttcaagcagcgtttttttcgggcgtttttatttttatttttgctggcgttttttacgtcgggggttttttaaattttaaatttaagtttttatttcatgttttttaaactttgatatatatttctttaaaatgtactagtgtgttggatatcctggctgcagcatcagctcatcttgttgccaccattgcattgtatgtagaataaaatactgatcaaaaagaatcaaacacgacatatctgctattattttttatagagtatactggtgtgctgaatatcctggctgcagcatcagctcgtcgtgttgccaccactgcattgtatgtagaatcaattactgatcaaaacgaatccaaacacgacatatgtgctattattttttatagagtgtactattgtgctggatatcctggctgcagcatcagctcatcctgttgccaccattgcattgtttgtagaatcaaatactgatcaaaacgaacccaaacacgatatgtctgctatagttttattaagagtgtacctactagttttctggatatcctggctgcagcatcaggccgagaattccataatcttgcatagctatatagcatacatgggtgtttcaaattttaggtcccaaatatgtttgaaagtaaagtaaatatccattatgcgtctaagattcctaccgcagcgaacaaaagagctgatgatcttgaaacggctgaaccgattttgataaatcatgtctaagatccatagctagaaaaccagctttcaaataaaaaaaccgcattcaaatcggtccacccgtttaagagctacggtgccacagacagacacacagacgcacatagcggtcaaacttataacacccctctttttcgtcgggggttaaaaatgttgCCTGCCACACGGCAAATTATGGTCTAAATTCTAAAGGCGCGGCCACAagcaagtcgctcgacgctcgtttccagtgtcaaatctggtcacgtggcatatagcgataaagctgaaaatgttgagctttatcgctagaaaaaaaaaccacttaaaTTTCGGAAAGAACTGTGTACCAATGTGGTACCAATAGctaaatatatggtctaccaccctaaagttgataatcgtttacaTGCCATTAAACAAttatgccaatagacgtgtctgtcaacttgaaagttcgactttagcgacatcaAAGAGCGACATATTCAtctgataggaacttgtttaaaaattgatagaccacttatatCGTCGGCCTAAATCGCATACCTCGTAACtccattttttttgaaaattatgttttgacATATAGTACTATTCTGAACGCATCTAACGGCAAAACTCTTAAATACCAAGAATAAACcgtttaagtttaaaaagcaaaatagaAAACCTCGCAACTCCCGaccgccatttttgtaaaagataTACCACGTATCTCCCCCCGCCACTCCCTTCAGTACCTACAGTTTGCGATGGCGGTGTGACTGCACGTCAGTTTTGCGTAAAGATTTAAGAAGAAAACGGGCGCAGACTAACAGGTGTGTAATAAGGCTCTGCAATATTAACTGATTGTGTATTCTTCAAagatatttatcatatttaaacacattagactattgaaaatgtagtttgtttGCGTGCCGTGGACATACGAGGTTTGCTTCGCGTGTATCCTTACGCGTGAAGATTAGTTACGTGGTTTTCTACGCAAATTATTAAATCTAGTACGTAGTTGTGATTGTTCGAATaggcatttgttttgtttgtgtcactattttcatttatgttatacctacctactagcctgttacccgcgactccgtccgcggagCATTCGGTTTttactatcccgctggaactatgaaatgttccgggataataactatcctatgtccttccccgagactcaaactatctgtataccgaatttcatctaaatcggttcagcggtttagacgtcatgaagcgaagtaacaaacaaacaaacaggcttacaaactttcgcatttattatattatagtgggATCTAGTCGAACTCGTCCCAGCTGctttactaatgttttttttacttataacattgttttgttCTGTAGGCGGATACTAAAATGAATCAACAAAGGAAAGCAAGACtgcacaaaatattttttcaaaaaataggtaaaaacGTACGCATGTTACAATTTCGATGTAAATCAATACGGTGGATCTTTAATTTTAGTTCAGGAAGAGCACTATTCATCTCAACAAGAGATTTGTTTTAGAGCGCAGAACCCTACACCACCTTGTGTCTCACTAACtactaagaaagaaagaagacatttattcacttacacagaagacacacatatacagcaaaattaacacaaatacataaaaaataaaaaatacagaaaaacacatgaaaacatactactactactactaccagGGCGCAGTGAaccaaagtggatcttggcctccaacaccagattacgccacgGTTTGCGGTGTTGAGTCAGCTCTTGCAAGTCTTCGACCCTGaggtccaaaaggtctttcaagacctcgtccctccagcggtacctgggagGCCAACCGGCCTCTCGGTCATCCAAGTGcgctctcttcacggctcgacCCTCTCCCAACCTTTCTACGTGCTTGACCCACCGGAGTCTGGACGCCTTGATCTGTCCTATAACATTGGGATACCAGGTCCTCAAATTCCCTATTACCTCACCAACTGTGCAGCATGAAATTTGTGTGTCACCAGCTAGTTTCAAGAGCTTGCCTCAACAAAAAAATCGATTTTCAAGCCACGAAATCCACTCATCACGTCATAAACCAGCAGTTCTCTGCTTTCCTGAACAAGAAAAATGTCAACAGCCTTACAGCATGAACATTGTGTGTCGCCTGCTAGTTTGCATCAAATTAATTCAGCCAAAAATAATCATGCTTCATTATCTTCACCTGAGCCAAACATACTTAATCATGTAAATAATTACCTTGTTCAGATCAAAAGATTACCTCtattttttatagcaaaactcttaactcccgatttttttataaaattttcaagaaaaactcTTAACTCCAAAATTTCCAGGTTcaggtgatttaaaaaaaaaataggtcttAACAATCTGAcggctaaatttaacttaacattatgtaaaaaaaaacttagaaagtCTTCATGCAAAATTTTTGGTAGTGAAGTTTTTTGTGCCTCCTGTAAAATTTGATCAGATTGAGTTACGAGGTTTGCGATTTAGGCCGACGATATGGCCGATTACCACTGTCAATGAGATTAAGATATCAGCTCAGAGGAAGGAGAGACAATGGAATAATATCTTTGGATATCAGCTTCctagaccaagatcattcctgcaagcagccatcttgacgctgctgctcAACGCGGCGCGGCGACTTTGTTGTCTTTGAttaaaaatcacattcaaaatggggtcacgtgaccagattcaTCGCTGCacacgagcgactgcatgtggccgtaCCTAGTGGTCTAACATGTGCGGTGCGCAAATTAATTAAGTAGTCTGGCAACTTTAGCCTATCTGTCACTGTCACATTACTATCATTATCAATCACATTCACAGAAAATCGTAAAATTGGCAAAAATAATTCACGTGTTGTAAGTCCTAAATTTATGATTTGTAGAGTGTGTTGTAGTTACACAGTGTCAGTCATTCATCATTAAATCTTATTTTCAGGAAAACTATGTTTGATATTCCTTTCCAACCTTGAGGTCAACTTACGTAAGATTGGTCTTGAGTACTACTAAAAGATGGGTAACAAGGTGTCTGCAGAGGCCGGTGTTGACGTGAAGAACATCTCAAGCAATGCGAATCCGCCCCCAGAATGTCCGATGcacaaaaaagaagaaaacatgACCAAAACCCCAGTGTCAGAATGCCCAGTTCAACATGGAAATGATATAAACCCATATAACATGGTAAACAAAGTactttatgaataaaataagtaacttCTGTTAAATGAATAATTGTAAAGGATTTTTGGAATACAAGATGAGGCGGTGTTTGCAAAATGAGGAGTACCATACATCTTTTAacacatgatgattataatgtcgtgttccggcggtaccggggcaccatgccgcagatgaatgcgacgtcggggacggtgactcaacggggtcacgccgttttgtcaccaaattagttttaaatattgattataaatatgtatgttagtctgtaaggtatttattgtatgggccaagttgcccgaaataaatgaatttattattattattattataatgtatgctGCATTGCAGATGCCTCCAGCCAATCAGCAACCGGCGCCTGACCAACCATTTGCACTTCCGGTTCAGCGTCAGGTGTCTTCCATTCCTCGAGCTATGCCTGATGGCTCTACCGAGTTCTGGGTGTACCCAAGCCAACAGATGTTCTGGAATGCCATGCTGCGTAAGGGGATGGCGTTGGAAGGATGAGGACATCAAACCTAAAGATATGGAGGACATTATCAAAATTCACAACGCAAACAATGAACAGGTTAGTTCACTATCAAGATTTCACACAGTGATATTGGCTGTGCCTTAACATCACATAAAAAAGCAGTGAGTTGGCTGATGAAAATAGTTTGTAGTATACagagatattaaattatttaattgaattaaaagtaCCATGACACagacataattataaaaatagataTACAGGTCactcaaataattaaaagttgaagtatttttgtgtaaataatccttaataaaaatagatatgCAGGTCgctcaaataattaaaagttaaagtatttttgtgtaaataatccttatttaatttacttttttttaaattaagtgtttATTAAAGTCTGAGTAAGGCAGTTATTTTTTCAATATGCTCAATACTAAATTTGGTGTTCTAAAATCACCATGTGGAATGATTAAGATAGTAAGACCTCAATGACTATTTAAATGGATAAGCCAAAGCCTACATTCGTTCagctgttattttttattactattcctaatgattttaataattgtattaatatataaaaccaAAACACACCTTCATACAAAAATTTTGGTTGTGAAGATTTTGTgtctcctgtaaaatttgatCTGATGGAGTTATGAGGTCTGATACTTTAGCCAACAATATGTTCATAGTCATTGTCAAAggtgaaatataaaattttaaaacttgaTGAGTGACTTTGATGTGACACATAAAAGAGACAccagaaaaatataataatacatatttgatttgtttacctaaacttttgtataaaattgttatttttttcaggCATGGTTGGAAGTGCTGAGTGGGAAGCTCTGCATGCAAAGGAGTGTGGTCACC
This Choristoneura fumiferana chromosome 12, NRCan_CFum_1, whole genome shotgun sequence DNA region includes the following protein-coding sequences:
- the mRpL55 gene encoding mitochondrial ribosomal protein L55 codes for the protein MNSRFLLNSRIKLLLNYTFNRSLSNNIPEVTKIHREVYTRMYPTTVVLSDGSSFNIRYHEPRKIIMLPLDLSQLTEEERKIRIDKRKPRKKVKVTEDVEDNFNAKKYLKFMKKK
- the LOC141433761 gene encoding LOW QUALITY PROTEIN: holocytochrome c-type synthase-like (The sequence of the model RefSeq protein was modified relative to this genomic sequence to represent the inferred CDS: inserted 1 base in 1 codon; deleted 1 base in 1 codon); this translates as MGNKVSAEAGVDVKNISSNANPPPECPMHKKEENMTKTPVSECPVQHGNDINPYNMMPPANQQPAPDQPFALPVQRQVSSIPRAMPDGSTEFWVYPSQQMFWNAMLRKGWRWKDEDIKPKDMEDIIKIHNANNEQAWLEVLXWEALHAKECGHPRLKSFGGKATQYSPRAQIRSWLGYELPFDRHDWIVDRCGKDVRYIIDYYDGGEIDNKYQFALLDVRPALDSVENAWDRMKVMYMRYRYELLGNKEESTKLTN